The Paenibacillus mucilaginosus 3016 genome includes the window ATCGAGCAGCCAGCAGGATGCGGCATGGGTCGGCGTGATAACCGCGGCCGGCGGGGCATAGCGCCCGCACACGTCCATCGCCCGCGGACATCGCGGGGCGAAGGCACAGCCCGGCGGAGGCGCATACAGATCCGGCGGCGTGCCGGGGATGGAGAGAAGCGGCCGGCCCTTCGGCGTATCGAGCCGCGGCATCGAAGCGAGCAGCCCCTGTGTGTAAGGGTGCCGGGGACTGCGGAAGATCTCCCCCGCCGTGCCGCTCTCCACAATACGCCCGGCGTACATGACCGCGACCCGGTCCGCGGCTTCGGCCACCACGCCGAGGTCATGCGTGATCAGCAGGACGGAGACGCCCCGCTCCCGCTGGACGCCCCGCAGCAGGTCCAGAATCTGCGCCTGGATCGTCACGTCCAGCGCCGTGGTCGGCTCGTCCGCCAGGAGCACGGAGGGCCGGCAGCTCAGCGCCATGGCGATCATGATCCGCTGGCGCATCCCGCCGCTGAACTCGTGGGGGTACTGCCCGAGCCGGGCCGGCCCCTGGCCGATGCCCACCTCCTCCAGCACCTCGAGCGCCCTTCGGCGCGCCTCGCCTCGTGTCAACCTCTCATGCAGCAGGAGTCCCTCCATGAGCTGCTCGCCGATCGTCAGCGTCGGATGCAGCGCCGTCATCGCATCCTGGAACACCATCGCGAGCTCCGGCCCGCGCAGCCGCCGCATCTCGGCCTCCGGGAGGGCGGTCAGCTCCCGGCCCCGGTATCGGATGCTGCCCCGCTTGATGCACGCCGTGCGTCCGGGAAGCAGCCGCATCAGGGACCGGGCGGTGACGCTCTTGCCGCAGCCGGACTCTCCGACGACGGCCAGCGTCTCTCCCTCCCGCAGCGTGAAGCTGACTCCCCGCACCGCCTGCACCTCCCCGCCATGAGCGGCGAAGGAGACGTGGAGATCGTCCACCTCGAGCAGCGGACGGCTGTCTTTGGAATGGTCGTCGAACGGGTCGTCGATCAACAAAGCCTACCTCCTTTTCGGATTCAGGGCCTGCTGCAGCCCGTCCCCCAGCAGATTGAACGCCAGCATCGTCAATGAGATGAAAAGCGCCGGATAGAACAGCCGCCACCAATGTCCGGAGAGCACCGTCGGCAGCCCGTCATTGGCCATCACGCCCCAGGAAGCCAGGGGCGGCTGGATGCCGAGTCCGAGAAAGCTCAGGAACGCTTCGGCGAAGATCGCCGACGGGACGGAGAAGGTCACCTGCACGAGGATCACCCCCATCGTATTGGGCAGCAGGTGCCGGGTGATCACCCGCCAGGGACCGGCCCCGAGCGTGCGGGCGGCCAGCACATACTCGGCGGACCGCTGCTGGAGCACCTGGCCGCGGACGATCCTTGCCATCCCGAGCCAGCCGGTTGCGGTGAGGGCGACCAGGATCGTGAGCAGCCCCGGCCCCATCGCGACCATCAGCAGGATCACCACGAGGAGATACGGGATGCCGTACAGCAGATCGACCAGGCGCATCATGAGCTGGTCGGTCCGGCCGCCGAAATAGCCGGCGATCCCGCCGTAGGCCGCCCCGATGCAGAGATCGATGAGCGCCGCCGCCACCCCGATGAACAGGGAGATGCGGGCGCCGTATACGATCCGCGCGAAGACGTCCCGGCCGAGCTCGTCCGTGCCGAAGAGGTGCTGGCCTGACGGCGCCGCGTTGGCATGCAGCAGGTCCTGCTTCAGGTAATCGTGCTCCGTCAGCAGGGGACCGGCCGCCGACAGTGCCAGCAGCAGCACGATCAGGATGAGTCCCAGGACGGCCAGCTTGTTCTTCAGGAGGCGCAGTCCGGCCTCCTGCCAGACCGAGAGCCGGGGGCGGACCAGGCTTTCGCGGCTTTCCGGCCCCCTTGTCATGGGAACGAATAAATGATCGGGTACCTCCATCCGTCTCACGCCTCCTTCCGGTGCAGCCTCATGCGGGGGTCGATGAACCCGTAGACGCAGTCCACGAGGAACATCATCACGAGCAGAAGCGCGCTGTAGAATACCGTGGTGCCCATAATGACCGCATAGTCCCGGTTGTTGATGCTGTCCACGAAGTATTTGCCCATGCCGGGGATCGCAAAAATCTTCTCGATCACGAAGCTCCCCGTGAGCACGTTCGCCAGCAGCGCGCCCAGCAGCGTCACGACCGGCAGAATGGCGCACCGCAGCGCATGCTTCACGACGATCACAGAAGGCGGCAGCCCCTTGGCCCTCGCTGTGTCGATATACTCCTGCGTCAGCACCTCCGCCATGTTCGCCCGGGTGAGCCGGGCAATCATGGCGACCGGACCGGCCGCCAGCGCCAGAGCCGGCAGGACGGCGTGCTTCCAGGTGCCCCAGGTGGCCACCGGCAGCAGCTTCCATTCCACGGCGGCATATTGGATGAGCAGGGGGGCGATGATGAAGCTCGGTACCGCGGTGCCGAGCACCGCGAACACCATCGCGGCGTAATCGACGAGGCCGTTCTGGCGGAGAGCCGCCGCCGTGCCGAGCGCCACGCCGGTGACGACGGCGAGCGCCAGCGACACCAGCCCGAGCTGGAACGAGACGGGGAACCCGCGGCCGATCATCGCATTAACGCTGTCCGGGTAATGCGCGATGGACGGGCCGAGATCCAGGGTGAGCAGCTTCCGCAGATACAGCCCGTACTGGATGATCAGCGGCTCATCCAGTTGATAGTGCTCCATCAGGTTCTGCACGGCGGTCGGATTCGCGCTGCGGCCGTCCTTCTCGAACGGGGAGCCCGGCACCGCGTGCATCAGGACAAAGGTAACCGTGACGATAAGCCACAAGGTCAGCAGCATCGAGAGAAGCCGCTTGAGAATATAGGGCAGCATAGGGATCCTCCTTCCCGGCTGTGGCGTCTGCCTGGAAACTCGTTCAGCCGGTCCTCCCGGTCAGCAAAACGAGGTGCGCGAGGCGAGCTCGGTCATCACGAGCATCGCCCGGTACGCTTCCAGCATGTTCCTCGCGGGGAACGTGACGACAGGCGAGCGCTGCTCGATGGAGGTGCCCGGCATCAGGGCCGCCCACTCCGCCTGTCCGTAATTGGCGAACTCGATCGAGAGGACGGGCCGCTCCGGAGGCCGCAGCGGCTGAATCCGGTCCCGCGCCGCGAGCGCCTCCGCCGTCCGCTCCCGCAGCAGCTGCGCGCTCTTCTCCGGCGTCAGGGAGACCGCCGAGGTCCGGGAGATGCGACGCTTCACGGCAGCCGTCACGACGCCGGGGATCAGCGCCTCGGCTTCGGCCGCCGCTTCGTCATCGCCGGCGACCATCAGGACGGGAACCCCGTGGTACCCCGCCACGTAAGCATTGAAGCCCAGCTCCCCGATCTCCCGGTCCCCGATGTGCATGCTCCGCACGCCGAAGATCATCGTGTGGCTGAGCACCCCGGCCTTCGCCGCCATCGCATGGTACCCGAGGAAGACCGCCCCCGTGAAGCCGGGTGCAAGCCCCTGCACCATCGAGAACGGCTTCACATCGCCGGTGATGACCTGCGCCTCGGGATGGAGCTTCTCGATGAGCAGATTGTTCATCTTGGAGTGGCTGTCGTTGACAAGCACCTCCGTACAGCCGAGGCCGAAGGCCGTTCCGGCGACCGCATTCGCCTCCATCGTCATGAGTTCCTGACCCCTGCGGTAATTGCGCCCGCTTGAGTCGACGAACGTCGTGTCGGCCAATCCCGTAATGCCTTCCATATCGATCGAAATATACAGCTTCACCCGAATGCCTCCTCTTGGTCCATTCTTGTCCTGCTACAAGGTATATGCTGGAAAAACAAGAAAAACCCCTGGTCGGGGTCCTTTCAAAAAATCCGGCAACCGACTTTCCCGGCGCCCCAGGCTTCCGGAAGCTGTCCTTTGCCGGATTTTCTTTGCGTGCGGGGTGTCTGCCGTCCCCGCTTGCCAACAATGCGGCTGTACTGTTCTTTCGGTTTTGACCAGAAAAAAAGGGACTGCACGCGGCAGCCCCTCCCTTTCCATCGCAGCATCCGTCATAAGGCTCGGATGCTGCCTTTCATCCGAGCTGTGCCGGCCGCCGCTTCCCCGGCTCACTTGGCCGCTGCGGCCACCGCCTTCGCCACGTATTCCACATCGGAACGGTCGACCGCCCCGCTGTGGTTGAGGTCGAACTCCGGCCGGTAGCCCGGCTCGCCGGCTTTCGTCCCGCTGTGCCTTGCAATCAGCACAAGATCGCTGAGACCCACGGTGCCGTCCAGATCAAGGTCTGCGCCGCTGACCGTCACCGTAATCCGCACCGGCGTCTCCAGCCGCACCGTGTCCCCCTCGCTGTCCGACAGCGTCGAGCCGGGCTCGAGTGCGAAGCTGCCCGCCCCCTGCTGCAGCACGGTGAACTTCAGCGTGAGCAGTCCTACCGCGCCGCTGCGGCCCGGTACGCCGCCGAGCAGGCTGCCCGTCACGTTCGCCTGATTGGCCGCCGGTCTCGACTGCCCAAGCACCGCCGTCTCCCCTTCCCGGCCGAAGCTGTCCTGCAGCTTCACCTGCATGAGCTTGAAGCGGGCCGGATCATACGTCAGCTTCGCGAGGAAGGCATACAGGTCTTCGGCTTCCTCCGCCTGCACGTTCACTTCCAGCACGGAGCCCACCTCGAGGAAGCCGGGTTTGGCCGTGAGCGCCAGGCGGCCGGCCGGCTCCGGCTCATAGACGCCGGTCGTCACCGTGGCGGCCAGCGGAGCCGCGCTCACATTCCCGGCCGCATCCCGGGCGGCTACCGTGAACAGATAGGCGGTGCCTGCCTGCAGGCCTGCCGCATCGTATTGGTAGACGGCCCCGCCCACCGTATCCTGCAGCTGACCGTCACGGTAGATGAGATAAGCGGCTACGCCGCGTTCATCTTCTGCCGCAGGCCAGCGGAGCTGCGCGCTGCTGTAGGTCACATCCGTCACCGTCAGCGTGCTTCCCTCCGGCCAGACCGGTGCAGCCGTATCGTCCGGCTCGTAAGCGGAGGTCGTCACGGTGACGGACGGATTCTCCGTGCTGCGGTTGCCCGCCGCGTCCCAGGCCTCCACCGAGAACTCGTAGGCCGTCGACGGGGACAGCTGGTCATCCTCATAGCTGTACACATCCCCGGCTACCGTCGCCGCATGCTCGCCGTCCCGGTAGATCCGGTACGAGGCCACACCTCGGTTGTCCTGGGCCGGAAGCCACTGCAGAACGGCCGAACGGTAGGTCACGCCGGTAACGCTCAGCGCCTCTGCGGGCCATACCGGCGCCTCCGTGTCGGGTCCTGCCGACTCGAAGCGGAACAGGGTATTCCCGATCGTTTTGTACCAGGTTCCGTCGATGAGCTTCACCATGTCCCGGCCTTCGGTGCCTGCAGAAACCGGCGCCGCCTCTCCGGGACGGTAAATATAGATCCTCTCGCCTGACGTATAGACGAGGCGGCCGTCACCGGCCAGCTGAATGATCGCCGCGGAATCGCTTACAGCAGCGACCTTCGTTACGGCTCCTTCAGGGGTGCGGAGGTACAGCTCCGTTCCGCCTTCCTGGGCGGATGCGAGGTAAGCGATCCAGCCGCCGTTCAGCTCGTAATCACTGTGCGCCCGGCCGTCCTCCGGCAGCGCCGCCGCCACCTCTTCCACCACGCTGCCATCATAGGAATACAGCCGGAGGCCCGATTGGAAGAGAAGCTGGCCTCCGCTGGCGGCCATCCCCCGTACGTCCTCGTGGCCGGACAAATACAGTTCCGCCGTCCCGCGGAGCGGATGACGGTAGATCCGGTCTTCCTCGACATAGAAGAACGCTCCATCTTCGGTCAGTTCGAAGACGTCATAGGCTTGGGTGAACGTCTCCGCCGGCGTCTCCGGCAGGGAAGTATCATACAGTGCGAAGGGGTAAGGGGCCGATTTCAGGTCGAACAAGGCGTAGTTCCCCTTGGTCTGGAACATGGAGCGCATGGAATACGGAACCCTCGTCAGTATGCCGTCCGCCCAATAATGGACAAAGTTCGAGGTGCCCGGGCTTTGGAGATACAGCGCCCCCGCCGGCGTCAGCTGCATCCGGTTGTTCATCTCGCTCCGCTCGGCGATCACGACCTCCGAGCCGTCGGCGCGGTTCCGGATGACGAGTGCATACCTTCCTGTGTCCACCCTCTCGATCAGATACCGTCCGGGGTCAAAATCGACAATGCGTCCCGCAACGGATTCCACGGGGACATTCCGCGGATCGGCGGTCACATGAATCGTATGCCGGCGGGTCGCGCTCTGCGCTCCCTGCTCATCCTCCGCCACGACGGTGTACTCGAGCAGCTGTCCGGCATAGGCCGATACGTCAACCGTCTCATCGACGCTGCCCTGGCCGCTGAATTCCGCAATGGTGCTGAAGTTGCCCGAGACCGTGACGCGGACCTCCGGTACCGAACTGTCGTCTTCGGCGGATGCCGCGACATGCAGAAGACCGTCCGTCACCACCGTCTCGTCGGACGGCTCCATCTTCGTGAGTACAGGCGCCGAGTTATAGTAAAAAGGGGCCTCCTGCGTGCTGATTCCGCCCAGTTCATCAGTCACGGTAACCGTGAGAAGCTTCGCTCCCTTGGTGAACCTTTCGAGGGGCATCTCCCCGCGCCATTCACAGCCTCCCGTGCAGGAGTAGGTAAGCTCCGCTTCGCGGTCCTCCACCCGGGCGACCGCCTTCACGGCCTCCAGCTCCGAATACGTGCTGGCCCGGATCGGCAGGACGCCGTCATAAGAAACGTTCGGATAAGGACTGTCAATGCGGATGAATACCGCTCCTTCCGCCTGCACGCCCGCCGCCCACAGCAGCGACAGCATGCAGCTTAACCACAGCACAATAACCCTTCTGCTCACTACGAACACCTTACCCTTCACGAAAAATGAACTGCTTTTCGCTGATACAAGTTGTATCGGGCAGTGGACAAGTATACGCTTTATTTTCCATTTTTTCCACCCTGATGTTATCATACTCGATTTTTCGACGGTTGTAATCAACAAAAAAAAAGCAACTTTCCGGTCAGGCACCACCCTGGATGAAAGGCAGCGATTGGAACGAAGCAAGGTGGACCCCCGCATGCGGCAGACCTCCTTCCCCTCTCGAATCAGGCTGCAGCAGCGCCCTCTTCGCCATAAGGGGATTTGAATTAATTACCATATGTGATATCATATCGATATTATGATGACATTGCAAACATAAAGTTTGGAGGAACACCCGTTTACAGCATAGTGAAAAGGAGGGATGTCGCGCCTGGCATCAAAAGGAGCAGGCAGGCTTGTGTGTGCGGCCGTGGTTACCTCGTTTCCCATGGCGGTTCTGGAGCAGCCCCCGCTGCAGGACACAATGAAGATGAACAAGGAGTGAGGCAAGTGGTAAGTCAAGGTTCGATTACGGCTTTGATCGTGCAGGTTATTCTGGGGATTGTCATTCCTTTGTCTTTGCTTTTCTACTGCCGCAGGACACTCCAAATCTCTTACCGTGCTGTCGGTGTCGGTATTCTGATTTACGTCGTCTTTTCACAGCTCTTGGAGCAGGTGCTTCATGCGTATTTGTTTTCAGGCAGCCCCGTAACCGCCGTGTGGCTAAACAATCCATGGATCGCGGCTGTTTACGGCGGCCTGGCCGCAGGCCTGTTTGAAACTGCGGGACGTTGGTTCGGCTTCTCTCTGCTATTGAGAAAGCGGCAGGAACGCAAGGACGGTATTGCCGCGGGCATAGGCCACGGCGGTATTGAGGCGCTGCTGATCGGCGCGGGCATGGGCCTATTGGGAATCGTGTATGCCGTCATGATTAATTCGGGAACCTTTGAACAGCCATTCGGCGCCGAGGCGACAGCCGAGCAGCATGCCCTGTTCCAGGGGATCAAAGACCGGATGATTCATACCTCGCAGAGCGAATTCTGGCTGGGCGCGTTCGAGCGCATCCCCGCCGTATCGATTCAGATTGCCCTTTCCTTAACCGTTTTGTACGGCATTCGGACCCGCAGGGCCGTGTACTTGCTTTATGCTGTTTTGGTTCATGCTCTTATTGATTTTTTTGCGGGACTGTATCAAGCGAAGATGATTCCCTTGTGGACCGTTGAAGGGATCGTGTGGGGTTCGGGTCTCAGCGCCTTCTTCGTCATCGTGAAATCCAAGGCATGGTTTGCCGCTTTGGCCTCGGGTCCTGCAAAAGAGGAGAAGGTCCCGCCAGACATAAAGCTATTCCATTAGGTACACCCAGGATGCGTTGACCAACGCGCGTGCATGTTCTGCAATGCCCTTGGAACAGGAAAAGGCATTCATCGATAGACGGAATGAGCTGCCTTCTCTGACGAGCGGATCGCCGGGGGCGCCTCAAATATCTCCTTGACGGATTTGACATAAGATATCGGAGCCCGGGCCCTGGTGAGCATACGCGTCTTAGATGTTCAAAAGGCACGACCCCTGGATGGAGTCGTGCCTAAGC containing:
- a CDS encoding ABC transporter ATP-binding protein; the protein is MIDDPFDDHSKDSRPLLEVDDLHVSFAAHGGEVQAVRGVSFTLREGETLAVVGESGCGKSVTARSLMRLLPGRTACIKRGSIRYRGRELTALPEAEMRRLRGPELAMVFQDAMTALHPTLTIGEQLMEGLLLHERLTRGEARRRALEVLEEVGIGQGPARLGQYPHEFSGGMRQRIMIAMALSCRPSVLLADEPTTALDVTIQAQILDLLRGVQRERGVSVLLITHDLGVVAEAADRVAVMYAGRIVESGTAGEIFRSPRHPYTQGLLASMPRLDTPKGRPLLSIPGTPPDLYAPPPGCAFAPRCPRAMDVCGRYAPPAAVITPTHAASCWLLDPRAPQAGPEPQAVRSPGPALTLRSQTSHSTKERIS
- a CDS encoding ABC transporter permease yields the protein MEVPDHLFVPMTRGPESRESLVRPRLSVWQEAGLRLLKNKLAVLGLILIVLLLALSAAGPLLTEHDYLKQDLLHANAAPSGQHLFGTDELGRDVFARIVYGARISLFIGVAAALIDLCIGAAYGGIAGYFGGRTDQLMMRLVDLLYGIPYLLVVILLMVAMGPGLLTILVALTATGWLGMARIVRGQVLQQRSAEYVLAARTLGAGPWRVITRHLLPNTMGVILVQVTFSVPSAIFAEAFLSFLGLGIQPPLASWGVMANDGLPTVLSGHWWRLFYPALFISLTMLAFNLLGDGLQQALNPKRR
- a CDS encoding ABC transporter permease, whose product is MLPYILKRLLSMLLTLWLIVTVTFVLMHAVPGSPFEKDGRSANPTAVQNLMEHYQLDEPLIIQYGLYLRKLLTLDLGPSIAHYPDSVNAMIGRGFPVSFQLGLVSLALAVVTGVALGTAAALRQNGLVDYAAMVFAVLGTAVPSFIIAPLLIQYAAVEWKLLPVATWGTWKHAVLPALALAAGPVAMIARLTRANMAEVLTQEYIDTARAKGLPPSVIVVKHALRCAILPVVTLLGALLANVLTGSFVIEKIFAIPGMGKYFVDSINNRDYAVIMGTTVFYSALLLVMMFLVDCVYGFIDPRMRLHRKEA
- a CDS encoding M55 family metallopeptidase, whose product is MKLYISIDMEGITGLADTTFVDSSGRNYRRGQELMTMEANAVAGTAFGLGCTEVLVNDSHSKMNNLLIEKLHPEAQVITGDVKPFSMVQGLAPGFTGAVFLGYHAMAAKAGVLSHTMIFGVRSMHIGDREIGELGFNAYVAGYHGVPVLMVAGDDEAAAEAEALIPGVVTAAVKRRISRTSAVSLTPEKSAQLLRERTAEALAARDRIQPLRPPERPVLSIEFANYGQAEWAALMPGTSIEQRSPVVTFPARNMLEAYRAMLVMTELASRTSFC
- a CDS encoding fibronectin type III domain-containing protein; amino-acid sequence: MLWLSCMLSLLWAAGVQAEGAVFIRIDSPYPNVSYDGVLPIRASTYSELEAVKAVARVEDREAELTYSCTGGCEWRGEMPLERFTKGAKLLTVTVTDELGGISTQEAPFYYNSAPVLTKMEPSDETVVTDGLLHVAASAEDDSSVPEVRVTVSGNFSTIAEFSGQGSVDETVDVSAYAGQLLEYTVVAEDEQGAQSATRRHTIHVTADPRNVPVESVAGRIVDFDPGRYLIERVDTGRYALVIRNRADGSEVVIAERSEMNNRMQLTPAGALYLQSPGTSNFVHYWADGILTRVPYSMRSMFQTKGNYALFDLKSAPYPFALYDTSLPETPAETFTQAYDVFELTEDGAFFYVEEDRIYRHPLRGTAELYLSGHEDVRGMAASGGQLLFQSGLRLYSYDGSVVEEVAAALPEDGRAHSDYELNGGWIAYLASAQEGGTELYLRTPEGAVTKVAAVSDSAAIIQLAGDGRLVYTSGERIYIYRPGEAAPVSAGTEGRDMVKLIDGTWYKTIGNTLFRFESAGPDTEAPVWPAEALSVTGVTYRSAVLQWLPAQDNRGVASYRIYRDGEHAATVAGDVYSYEDDQLSPSTAYEFSVEAWDAAGNRSTENPSVTVTTSAYEPDDTAAPVWPEGSTLTVTDVTYSSAQLRWPAAEDERGVAAYLIYRDGQLQDTVGGAVYQYDAAGLQAGTAYLFTVAARDAAGNVSAAPLAATVTTGVYEPEPAGRLALTAKPGFLEVGSVLEVNVQAEEAEDLYAFLAKLTYDPARFKLMQVKLQDSFGREGETAVLGQSRPAANQANVTGSLLGGVPGRSGAVGLLTLKFTVLQQGAGSFALEPGSTLSDSEGDTVRLETPVRITVTVSGADLDLDGTVGLSDLVLIARHSGTKAGEPGYRPEFDLNHSGAVDRSDVEYVAKAVAAAAK
- a CDS encoding YhfC family intramembrane metalloprotease — its product is MVSQGSITALIVQVILGIVIPLSLLFYCRRTLQISYRAVGVGILIYVVFSQLLEQVLHAYLFSGSPVTAVWLNNPWIAAVYGGLAAGLFETAGRWFGFSLLLRKRQERKDGIAAGIGHGGIEALLIGAGMGLLGIVYAVMINSGTFEQPFGAEATAEQHALFQGIKDRMIHTSQSEFWLGAFERIPAVSIQIALSLTVLYGIRTRRAVYLLYAVLVHALIDFFAGLYQAKMIPLWTVEGIVWGSGLSAFFVIVKSKAWFAALASGPAKEEKVPPDIKLFH